One genomic segment of Tripterygium wilfordii isolate XIE 37 chromosome 9, ASM1340144v1, whole genome shotgun sequence includes these proteins:
- the LOC120006191 gene encoding protein LURP-one-related 6 isoform X1 translates to MRLKLFKKEKQREMGSVSKANAMMPIISKMYCSSSQTILVVRRRPHVVNGGGFVVTDCSQKVVFKVDGCGALGATGELVLRDSRGDALLLIRRKGGMIEALSTHRKWKGYAHDYEGSQKLVFCLREPNSCFVRSDAIRVAIKTQGEFEIKGSFPDKDCTIVDCSRGNIIAQVIQIGVKKEMEKYLTTNKDFYYVVVYPGIDQAFVFGVIAILDYMYGESTRC, encoded by the exons ATGAGATTGAAATtattcaagaaagaaaaacagagagagatggGTTCAGTTTCAAAGGCTAATGCCATGATGCCTATCATAAGCAAGATGTACTGTTCTTCTTCTCAGACAATACTAGTGGTGAGGAGAAGGCCTCATGTTGTGAATGGAGGAGGTTTTGTGGTGACAGACTGTTCCCAAAAAGTGGTTTTTAAAGTTGATGGATGTGGAGCCCTTGGTGCAACAGGGGAATTGGTTCTACGTGACTCCAGGGGAGATGCTCTGCTTCTCATTCGCCGAAAG GGAGGGATGATTGAGGCTCTGAGTACGCATAGAAAATGGAAAGGCTATGCTCATGACTATGAAGGATCACAAAAACTGGTGTTCTGCTTAAGAGAACCCAATTCATGCTTTGTGAGGAGCGATGCAATAAGAGTCGCCATTAAAACACAGGGAGAATTCGAGATTAAAGGCAGCTTTCCTGATAAAGATTGTACCATTGTTGACTGCAGCAGAGGCAACATTATTGCACAGGTGATTCAA ATTGGAGTGAAGAAGGAGATGGAGAAGTACTTGACGACAAACAAGGATTTCTATTACGTGGTGGTGTATCCAGGAATTGATCAGGCTTTTGTTTTTGGAGTCATTGCCATTCTTGACTACATGTATGGTGAATCAACCAGGTGTTGA
- the LOC120004769 gene encoding serine acetyltransferase 5, with product MPAGERLYESLVDLSVEENEAVLWNQIKAEARRDAEVEPALASYLYSTILSHSSLERSLSFHLGNKLCSSTLLSTLLYDLFLDTYSSDPGLRTATVADLRAVRTRDPACVSFSHCLLNYKGFLACQAHRIAHKLWAQSRRPLALALHSRVSEVFAVDIHPAAKFGKGILFDHATGVVIGETAVIGNNVSILHHVTLGGTGKTCGDRHPKIGDGVLIGAGATILGNVKIGAGAKIGAGSVVLIDVPPRATAVGNPARLVGGKEKPVVHEESPGESMDHTSFISEWSDYII from the exons ATGCCGGCCGGCGAGCGTCTGTATGAGTCGCTTGTGGATTTATCGGTGGAAGAGAACGAGGCTGTCCTGTGGAACCAAATCAAGGCGGAGGCACGGCGTGACGCGGAGGTGGAGCCGGCCCTAGCCAGCTATCTATACTCGACTATCCTCTCGCACTCTTCGCTGGAGAGGTCCCTCTCCTTCCACCTGGGAAACAAGCTCTGCTCCTCCACTTTGCTCTCCACACTCCTTTACGACCTCTTTCTCGACACTTACTCGTCTGACCCCGGCCTTCGCACCGCTACTGTTGCCGATTTGCGTGCCGTTCGTACGCGTGACCCAGCCTGTGTGTCCTTCTCTCACTGCCTTCTCAATTACAAGGGTTTCTTGGCCTGCCAG GCTCACCGAATTGCTCACAAGTTGTGGGCTCAGTCCCGTAGGCCATTGGCACTGGCATTACATTCTCGCGTCTCAGAAGTTTTTGCTGTTGATATACACCCAGCAGCAAAATTCGGGAAGGGGATATTGTTTGATCATGCAACTGGAGTAGTGATAGGTGAGACAGCAGTGATTGGGAACAATGTGTCAATATTACATCATGTTACACTTGGTGGGACAGGGAAGACATGTGGAGATCGGCACCCGAAGATTGGAGATGGAGTTCTTATTGGGGCTGGTGCAACCATATTGGGGAATGTAAAGATTGGGGCTGGAGCGAAAATTGGGGCTGGTTCAGTGGTTTTGATTGATGTGCCACCACGGGCCACAGCCGTGGGGAACCCAGCAAGGCTGGTTGGAGGGAAGGAAAAGCCAGTGGTACATGAGGAGTCCCCTGGGGAGTCCATGGATCAtacatcattcatttctgagtggTCAGATTATATTATTTGA
- the LOC120006192 gene encoding phosphopantothenoylcysteine decarboxylase-like isoform X2 yields the protein MMVETEPVQVNSGPRKPRILLAASGSVAAIKFANLCHCFSEWAEVKAVATRASLHFIDRASLPKDVILYTDEDEWSSWSKIGDSVLHIELRQWADVMVIAPLSANTLAKIAGGLCDNLLTCIVRAWDYSKPFFIAPAMNTFMWTNPFTERHLMSIDELGITLIPPITKRLACGDYGNGAMAEPSLIYSSVRLFFESRNQPGDARVS from the exons ATGATGGTCGAAACAGAACCAGTTCAAGTAAATTCTGGTCCTAGGAAACCTCGAATCCTTCTAGCTGCTAGTGGAAGTGTTGCTGCCATAAAGTTTGCGAATCTTTGCCATTGTTTCTCCGAATGGGCAGAAGTAAAAGCAGTTGCCACAAGGGCTTCTTTACATTTCATTGATAGAGCATCACTTCCAAAGGACGTAATTCTTTATACTGATGAGGATGAGTGGTCCAGTTGGAGTAAAATTGGTGATAGCGTGCTTCATATCGAACTTCGACAGTGGGCTGATGTCATGGTAATCGCCCCATTGTCAGCTAACACACTTGCAAAG ATTGCTGGGGGCCTGTGTGACAATCTCTTGACCTGCATTGTTCGAGCATGGGATTATAGCAAGCCATTCTTCATTGCACCTGCCATGAACACCTTTATGTGGACCAATCCTTTCACAGAACGGCATCTTATGTCAATTGATGAGCTTGGGATTACTTTGATCCCACCTATCACAAAGAGGCTGGCTTGTGGAGATTATGGAAATGGTGCAATGGCTGAACCTTCTCTAATATACTCTAGTGTAAGGCTCTTTTTCGAGTCACGGAATCAGCCAGGTGATGCAAGAGTCAGTTGA
- the LOC120006191 gene encoding protein LURP-one-related 6 isoform X2, with protein MRLKLFKKEKQREMGSVSKANAMMPIISKMYCSSSQTILVVRRRPHVVNGGGFVVTDCSQKVVFKVDGCGALGATGELVLRDSRGDALLLIRRKGGMIEALSTHRKWKGYAHDYEGSQKLVFCLREPNSCFVRSDAIRVAIKTQGEFEIKGSFPDKDCTIVDCSRGNIIAQIGVKKEMEKYLTTNKDFYYVVVYPGIDQAFVFGVIAILDYMYGESTRC; from the exons ATGAGATTGAAATtattcaagaaagaaaaacagagagagatggGTTCAGTTTCAAAGGCTAATGCCATGATGCCTATCATAAGCAAGATGTACTGTTCTTCTTCTCAGACAATACTAGTGGTGAGGAGAAGGCCTCATGTTGTGAATGGAGGAGGTTTTGTGGTGACAGACTGTTCCCAAAAAGTGGTTTTTAAAGTTGATGGATGTGGAGCCCTTGGTGCAACAGGGGAATTGGTTCTACGTGACTCCAGGGGAGATGCTCTGCTTCTCATTCGCCGAAAG GGAGGGATGATTGAGGCTCTGAGTACGCATAGAAAATGGAAAGGCTATGCTCATGACTATGAAGGATCACAAAAACTGGTGTTCTGCTTAAGAGAACCCAATTCATGCTTTGTGAGGAGCGATGCAATAAGAGTCGCCATTAAAACACAGGGAGAATTCGAGATTAAAGGCAGCTTTCCTGATAAAGATTGTACCATTGTTGACTGCAGCAGAGGCAACATTATTGCACAG ATTGGAGTGAAGAAGGAGATGGAGAAGTACTTGACGACAAACAAGGATTTCTATTACGTGGTGGTGTATCCAGGAATTGATCAGGCTTTTGTTTTTGGAGTCATTGCCATTCTTGACTACATGTATGGTGAATCAACCAGGTGTTGA
- the LOC120005815 gene encoding protein arginine N-methyltransferase 1.1-like, whose protein sequence is MVRRKNNHVSGTNQSFSNSQQHSRFEDADEDLTTESSNLQNSVVLSDKAMEDDSTCVPDDVSFMDADDGKTSADYYFDSYSHFGIHEEMLKDVVRTKTYQNVIYQNKFLFKDKVVLDVGAGTGILSLFCAKAGAAHVYAVECSHMADMAKEIVETNGFSNVVTVLKGKIEEIDLPIAKVDIIVSEWMGYFLLFENMLNTVLYARDKWLVNDGVILPDKASLYLTAIEDADYKEDKIEFWNNVYGFNMSCIKRQAMMEPLVDTVGQNQIVTNCQLLKTMDISKMVPGDASFTAPFKLVAERDDYIHALVAYFDVSFTKCHKLMGFSTGPKSRSTHWKQTVLYLEDVLTICEGEALTGSMTVAPNKKNPRDVDIMLQYSLNGRRCTASKSQQYKMR, encoded by the exons ATGGTTCGCCGAAAGAACAACCACGTTAGCGGCACCAATCAGAGCTTCAGCAACTCACAACAGCACAGCCGTTTCGAGGACGCGGACGAGGATTTGACCACAGAGAGCTCCAATCTCCAAAACTCTGTTGTATTGAGCGACAAAGCTATGGAGGACGATTCGACGTGTGTGCCTGACGATGTGTCCTTTATGGATGCCGATGATGGCAAGACCAGCGCTGACTATTACTTCGATTCCTACTCTCACTTTG GTATTCATGAA GAAATGTTGAAAGATGTTGTGAGAACTAAGACATATCAAAATGTAATTTACCAGAATAAATTTCTGTTCAAGGACAAAGTAGTTCTGGATGTTGGAGCTGGGACAGGAATTTTGTCCTTATTTTGTGCCAAAGCAGGGGCAGCACATGTTTATGCT GTTGAATGCTCCCATATGGCTGACATGGCAAAAGAAATTGTTGAAACTAATGGATTTTCTAATG TTGTAACAGTTTTGAAGGGAAAGATAGAAGAGATTGACCTACCAATAGCCAAAGTGGACATAATTGTTTCAGAGTGGATGggatattttttgttgtttgagaATATGTTAAACACAGTCCTCTATGCTCGGGATAAGTGGCTT GTCAATGATGGAGTTATACTACCAGATAAAGCTTCCCTCTATTTGACAGCCATTGAGGATGCAGATTACAAAGAAGACAAAATTGAAT TTTGGAATAATGTGTATGGCTTCAATATGAGCTGCATCAAGAGGCAAGCCATGATGGAGCCCCTTGTTGACACAGTTGGCCAGAATCAAATCGTTACGAACTGCCAACTACTCAAG ACAATGGACATCTCTAAGATGGTTCCTGGGGATGCTTCATTCACAGCTCCCTTTAAGCTTGTAGCAGAACGTGATGACTACATCCATGCTTTGGTGGCTTACTTTGATGTATCTTTTACCAAGTGTCATAAGTTGATGGGTTTCTCTACAG GGCCGAAATCTCGCTCCACACATTGGAAGCAAACAGTCCTTTACCTGGAAGATGTTCTAACCATATGTGAAGGGGAAGCATTGACTGGTAGCATGACTGTGGCACCAAACAAGAAGAATCCCCGAGATGTCGATATAATGCTCCAATATTCATTGAATGGTCGTCGTTGCACGGCCTCAAAAAGTCAACAGTATAAGATGCGCTGA
- the LOC120006192 gene encoding probable phosphopantothenoylcysteine decarboxylase isoform X1, translated as MYVIALADPMMVETEPVQVNSGPRKPRILLAASGSVAAIKFANLCHCFSEWAEVKAVATRASLHFIDRASLPKDVILYTDEDEWSSWSKIGDSVLHIELRQWADVMVIAPLSANTLAKIAGGLCDNLLTCIVRAWDYSKPFFIAPAMNTFMWTNPFTERHLMSIDELGITLIPPITKRLACGDYGNGAMAEPSLIYSSVRLFFESRNQPGDARVS; from the exons ATGTATGTTATAGCATTAGCAGATCCTATGATGGTCGAAACAGAACCAGTTCAAGTAAATTCTGGTCCTAGGAAACCTCGAATCCTTCTAGCTGCTAGTGGAAGTGTTGCTGCCATAAAGTTTGCGAATCTTTGCCATTGTTTCTCCGAATGGGCAGAAGTAAAAGCAGTTGCCACAAGGGCTTCTTTACATTTCATTGATAGAGCATCACTTCCAAAGGACGTAATTCTTTATACTGATGAGGATGAGTGGTCCAGTTGGAGTAAAATTGGTGATAGCGTGCTTCATATCGAACTTCGACAGTGGGCTGATGTCATGGTAATCGCCCCATTGTCAGCTAACACACTTGCAAAG ATTGCTGGGGGCCTGTGTGACAATCTCTTGACCTGCATTGTTCGAGCATGGGATTATAGCAAGCCATTCTTCATTGCACCTGCCATGAACACCTTTATGTGGACCAATCCTTTCACAGAACGGCATCTTATGTCAATTGATGAGCTTGGGATTACTTTGATCCCACCTATCACAAAGAGGCTGGCTTGTGGAGATTATGGAAATGGTGCAATGGCTGAACCTTCTCTAATATACTCTAGTGTAAGGCTCTTTTTCGAGTCACGGAATCAGCCAGGTGATGCAAGAGTCAGTTGA
- the LOC120006084 gene encoding uncharacterized protein LOC120006084, which produces MVIASEIVTKLDLKPHPEGGFYSETFRDTSVILSRSQLPPEYKVDRPISTSIYFLLPSGSVSHLHRIPCAETWHFYLGEPITVLELNEKDGQLKLTCLGPDFVGDQRPQYTVPPNVWFGAFPTKDFDIYPGGEVLKGAPRDADSHFSLVGCTCAPAFQFEDFELAKHSELVSRFPAYEPLISLLTLPS; this is translated from the exons atggttATTGCATCAGAGATTGTGACGAAACTGGATCTGAAGCCACACCCGGAAGGTGGGTTTTATTCGGAGACGTTTAGGGACACTTCTGTGATCCTCTCCAGGTCTCAACTTCCTCCTGAAT ACAAGGTTGATCGCCCTATCAGCACGTCAATTTACTTCTTGCTACCGTCTGGAAGTGTATCACACCTTCATCGTATCCCATGTGCAGAAACCTGGCATTTTTATCTGGGTGAACCTATTACG GTTTTGGAATTGAATGAAAAAGATGGGCAACTGAAATTAACATGCCTCGGGCCAGATTTTGTCGGAGATCAACGACCACAGTACACGGTGCCCCCAAATGTTTGGTTTGGTGCATTTCCAACAAAGGACTTCGACATATATCCTGGTGGGGAAGTGCTCAAAGGTGCTCCAAGGGATGCTGATAGCCACTTCTCACTTGTAGGTTGCACCTGTGCACCTGCCTTTCAGTTTGAGGACTTCGAACTGGCAAAACACTCCGAGCTTGTTTCTCGATTTCCAGCATATGAGCCTCTCATCTCTTTGCTTACATTACCCAGCTGA
- the LOC120006085 gene encoding sm-like protein LSM1B: protein MSWAGPEDIFLSTSLASYLDKKLLVLLRDGRKLLGLLRSFDQFANVVLEGACERVIVGDLYCDIPLGLYVIRGENVVLIGELDLDKEELPPHMTCVSTEEIKRAQKAENDATVLKGSMRKRMEFLDYD from the exons ATGTCGTGGGCTGGCCCTGAAGATATCTTCCTCTCGACTTCGCTTGCTAGCTATCTTGATA AAAAGCTCCTTGTCTTGCTTCGAGATGGTAGAAAGCTCTTGGGGTTGCTGAGGTCTTTTGATCAATTTG CGAATGTTGTTCTTGAAGGTGCATGCGAACGAGTTATTGTTGGTGACCTTTACTGTGACATCCCCTTAGGCCTCTATGTAATCCGTGGGGAGAATGTTGTATTGATTGGAGAACTG GACCTGGATAAGGAAGAACTTCCTCCACACATGACTTGTGTGTCAACTGAAGAGATTAAGAGG GCTCAAAAGGCCGAAAATGATGCTACGGTTCTGAAGGGCTCCATGAGAAAAAGAATGGAATTCCTGGATTACGATTAA
- the LOC120006193 gene encoding copper transporter 5 — protein MMHMTLYWGKTVTLLIDSWKTNSWPSYLLTLLACFLFSAFYQYMEDRRLQFKAITSTPSAPASTAAPLLVKLSGSRGGRLARFVNAVLFGVNSAIGYLLMLSIMSYNGGVLLAIVLGLSVGYFVFRAGDEEIVAVDSPCACA, from the coding sequence ATGATGCACATGACCTTATACTGGGGCAAAACGGTAACTCTTCTCATCGATTCATGGAAGACCAATTCCTGGCCGAGTTACCTACTCACCTTACTCGCCTGCTTCCTCTTCTCCGCCTTCTATCAGTACATGGAAGATCGACGCCTCCAATTCAAAGCCATCACCTCCACGCCATCTGCCCCAGCCTCAACAGCCGCTCCACTTCTAGTCAAACTCAGCGGCTCTCGCGGCGGAAGGCTTGCGAGATTCGTAAACGCCGTACTCTTCGGAGTAAATTCGGCCATCGGTTATTTATTGATGCTGTCAATCATGTCGTATAATGGTGGAGTGCTGTTGGCGATCGTGTTAGGGCTCTCCGTTGGGTATTTCGTGTTCAGAGCCGGAGATGAAGAGATCGTGGCTGTCGATAGCCCCTGTGCCTGTGCCTAA
- the LOC120005816 gene encoding uncharacterized protein LOC120005816 yields the protein MAEAKQILGFVLALLVVLTWTPTSYCAKKPVAGPRKGDVPYIKCQVCEKIATQLYQQVQKKQAQISPKKISEYQIIEIAENVCNLKKEEADWITRIDIVEQGDKLELVEQDTEGICNSECKTIERACEEVMGYSDTDVAEYLYTAKPQIGSLVDYLCKDLTGSCIGKPPPLPKDRLAGEPFMPKPSKDAEMDKMLRDMQGMPGAPNMQMYSKDDLMNMKNFGDDGDVDEDEDEEEESIPSKLGKVLRESKNKDDWKEKIKKGVVNTGETLKSHARKISNRIQHWWSGTKAAPAKKKSKSGKSEL from the exons ATGGCGGAGGCGAAGCAGATACTGGGTTTTGTATTAGCATTGCTGGTAGTGTTGACATGGACACCGACCTCTTACTGTGCAAAGAAGCCAGTAGCAGGGCCAAGAAAGGGTGACGTACCGTACATCAAATGCCAAGTCTGTGAAAAGATCGCAACTCAGTTGTACCAGCAAGTGCAGAAGAAGCAGGCCCAGATCTCTCCCAAGAAG ATCTCTGAGTATCAGATTATTGAGATTGCGGAGAATGTCTGTAATCTGAAGAAGGAGGAAGCTGATTGGATTACACGGATTGATATAGTTGAACAAGGGGATAAGTTGGAG TTGGTTGAACAAGACACTGAAGGAATATGTAATTCAGAATGCAAGACGATTGAACGGGCTTGTGAGGAG GTTATGGGGTATTCTGATACTGATGTTGCCGAATATCTTTATACAGCCAAGCCTCAGATTGGATCACTGGTAGATTATCTCTGCAAAGACCTTACTGGGTCATGTATTGGCAAGCCACCTCCCCTCCCAAAG GATAGGCTGGCAGGAGAACCTTTTATGCCTAAACCATCGAAAGATGCTGAAATGGATAAAATGTTGCGTGATATGCAG GGAATGCCTGGAGCACCTAACATGCAAATGTATTCAAAAGATGATTTGATGAATATGAAAAATTTTGGTGATGATGGAGATGTTGACGAAGACGAAGATGAAGAGGAGGAAAGCATTCCCTCAAAGTTG gGAAAAGTTCTGAGAGAGAGCAAAAATAAGGACGACTGGAAAGAAAAGATCAAAAAAGGAGTTGTCAACACGGGTGAGACGTTGAAGAGCCATGCGAGAAAGATCTCTAACAGGATACAGCATTGGTGGAGTGGAACAAAAGCAGCTCctgcaaagaagaaatcaaagtccGGCAAGTCAGAGCTTTAG
- the LOC120005121 gene encoding uncharacterized protein LOC120005121, which translates to MAEEFAKSVEDGLKLSKRIYMGKDRAVAAPRPPPSMEKSSASLLPASPMVYAVISNPVIVDNPDIPSYQPHVHGRCDPPALIPLQMNGIELEVDCYLDTAFVRVSGSWRVHCVMGSRSCPCRIAVPMGEQGSILGVEVEIPRKSYSTQLISWDDKKSMEKEARAEDGGFLKQNIFTLTIPQVDGGSNLSIRLSWSQKLSYSDGQFSLNVPFSFPEHVTPAVKKLAKREKIQLNVNSGIGTQISCKMSSHPLKEVRRHVGKFGFSYEADVLKWSNADFTFSYDVLTSHVFGGVLLQPPSVQDADQREMFCVYLFPGNQRTKKVFKKDVIYIIDISGSMKEKPLEYTKNALFGALSQMDSEDRFNIIAFNGETYLFSSSLESASDKIIEKAIQWVNMNFIAGGTTNIMIPLKQAIEMLSSGRGSVPIIFLVTDGTVEDERQICDFAKSQPSKGSIKPRIYTFGIGTYCNHYFLQMLAMISGGLHDAAYDVESVEFRMQKFFASASSAIVANIAIDLLDDLDGMEVYPPHIQDLSYQSPLILSGRYRGKFPDFIKVNGVLADLSAFALDLKTEKAKEIPLDRLLARQHIDLLTAMAWLSEDKKLEEKVANMSIQTGVTSEYTCMMLLETDGTKAMALSGVKKASHKKDSLEENKGQRAILLRSLSIGFGNLTATVENVPPGFEEPRLPEAAEIFVKAASNCCNSMCNRCCCMCCFQCCSKMNDQCAIALTQLCAALACFGCFECCSAICCCGGDGD; encoded by the exons ATGGCGGAGGAGTTTGCGAAATCGGTGGAGGACGGGTTGAAGTTGTCGAAGAGGATATATATGGGCAAGGACAGGGCAGTGGCGGCTCCTAGGCCCCCGCCTTCGATGGAGAAGTCGTCCGCGTCTCTCCTTCCGGCGTCTCCGATGGTTTATGCTGTGATATCGAATCCGGTCATTGTGGACAACCCGGACATACCTAGCTACCAGCCGCACGTGCACGGCAGGTGTGACCCTCCCGCGCTGATCCCTCTCCAGATGAACGGGATCGAACTGGAGGTTGATTGCTACTTGGACACTGCATTTGTTAGGGTTAGCGGATCCTGGAGGGTCCATTGCGTTATGGGCAGCCGGAGCTGTCCGTGCCGGATCGCCGTCCCCATGGGCGAGCAG GGTTCAATTCTAGGTGTTGAGGTGGAAATTCCTCGAAAATCTTATTCCACTCAATTAATTTCATGGGATGATAAGAAGAGCATGGAAAAGGAAGCTCGAGCTGAAGATGGAGGATTTCTGAAGCAGAATATTTTCACCTTAACAATACCACAG GTTGATGGGGGTTCCAATCTTTCAATAAGATTGAGTTGGTCTCAGAAGCTATCGTATTCCGATGGACAGTTCTCTTTGAATGTTCCCTTCAGTTTTCCAGAGCATGTAACGCCTGCTGTAAAGAAACTTGCAAAAAGGGAAAAGATACAGTTGAATGTTAATTCTGGCATAGGAACTCAGATATCATGCAAGATGAGTAGTCATCCTTTGAAG GAAGTAAGACGCCATGTAGGAAAATTTGGTTTCTCATATGAAGCAGATGTTCTCAAATGGTCAAATGCCGACTTTACTTTCTCATATGAT GTCTTGACAAGCCATGTATTTGGCGGCGTTCTTTTGCAACCTCCATCTGTTCAAGATGCTGATCAAAGGGAGATGTTCTGTGTGTATCTGTTTCCTGGAAATCAGCGGACTAAGAAG GTATTCAAAAAGGATGTGATATATATTATCGATATAAGTGGAAGCATGAAGGAAAAGCCGCTTGAGTATACAAAGAATGCATTATTTGGGGCCCTCTCTCAGATGGATTCAGAAGATAGATTTAACATTATAGCTTTTAATGGAGAGACTTATTTATTTTCATCATCATTGGAATCAGCTTCCGACAAAATCATAGAAAAGGCCATTCAGTGGGTTAACATGAACTTCATTGCTGGGGGCACTACGAATATAATGATTCCATTAAAGCAG GCAATAGAGATGTTATCCAGTGGTCGTGGTTCAGTTCCTATCATCTTTCTTGTTACTGATGGGACTGTTGAAGATGAAAGACAGATTTGTGATTTTGCGAAAAGTCAACCAAGCAAAGGATCGATAAAACCTCGTATATACACTTTTGGCATAG GTACATACTGTAATCATTATTTCCTGCAAATGCTTGCAATGATTAGTGGAGGCCTACATGATGCTGCTTATGATGTAG AATCAGTTGAGTTTCGAATGCAGAAGTTTTTTGCCAGCGCGTCATCAGCCATTGTTGCTAATATAGCCATTGACCTTTTGGATGATCTTGATGGCATGGAG GTGTACCCTCCGCATATTCAAGACCTTTCATATCAAAGTCCATTAATTCTCTCTGGGAGATATCGAGGAAAATTTCCTGACTTCATTAAAGTTAATGGTGTCCTAGCAGATTTAAGTGCCTTTGCTTTAGACTTGAAGACAGAAAAGGCGAAGGAAATCCCTCTTGACAGG CTATTGGCGAGGCAACATATAGACTTACTCACAGCTATGGCCTGGCTCTCAGAAGACAAGAAGCTCGAGGAGAAG GTTGCTAATATGAGTATACAGACTGGTGTTACGTCTGAGTACACCTGCATGATGCTACTTGAGACTGATGGAACAAAGGCCATGGCATTATCTGGGGTTAAAAAG GCATCACATAAAAAAGATTCACTTGAAGAGAATAAAGGCCAGAGGGCAATATTGCTGCGAAGCCTTTCTATCGGGTTTGGCAACTTGACTGCAACAGTAGAAAATGTTCCTCCTGGATTTGAAGAACCAAGATTGCCAGAGGCTGCTGAAATCTTCGTCAAGGCAGCTTCGAATTGTTGTAACAGTATGTGCAACCGCTGCTGTTGCATGTGCTGCTTCCAATGTTGTTCGAAGATGAATGACCAGTGCGCAATAGCATTAACGCAACTCTGTGCTGCTCTAGCATGTTTTGGTTGCTTTGAGTGCTGTTCAGCAATATGTTGTTGTGGAGGTGATGGAGATTGA